One stretch of Saccharopolyspora erythraea DNA includes these proteins:
- a CDS encoding glycosyltransferase family 2 protein, whose protein sequence is MPQQQAAEEGSPSLVSYVLPVYNEVEGIRRFHEELTAAVATRPEFRYEFVYVNDGSADGSLGILRDLAKNDSRVHVLDFARNFGHQIAITAGLDHAAGDAVIIMDTDLQDPPRVSIELIDAWLGGAEIVSARRRTRQDSRFKRFTAHGYYRLLRHCAEVDIPVDTGDFRLLDRRAAEELRGFRERSRFIRGMVASMGFEQAEVLFDRDERVAGETKYPMRKMLRLAADGVTSFSTVPLRLITRIGFVSLALALLGIVYAVALRVFLPEVTVSGWTMLMVAMLFLGGVQMLSLGVIGSYVGRIYNEVQQRPLYIVRKVIRYDQD, encoded by the coding sequence GTGCCGCAACAACAAGCCGCGGAAGAGGGCAGCCCTTCGCTGGTCTCGTACGTGCTGCCGGTCTACAACGAGGTGGAGGGCATCCGCAGGTTCCACGAGGAGCTGACCGCGGCGGTCGCGACGCGGCCGGAGTTCCGCTACGAGTTCGTCTACGTCAACGACGGTTCGGCCGACGGTTCGCTGGGAATCCTGCGCGACCTGGCGAAAAACGATTCACGGGTGCACGTCCTCGACTTCGCCCGCAACTTCGGCCACCAGATCGCGATCACCGCGGGCCTGGACCACGCGGCGGGCGACGCGGTGATCATCATGGACACCGACCTGCAGGACCCGCCGCGGGTCAGCATCGAGCTGATCGACGCGTGGCTGGGCGGAGCCGAGATCGTCTCGGCGCGCAGGCGCACCCGGCAGGACAGCAGGTTCAAGCGGTTCACCGCCCACGGCTACTACCGGCTGCTGCGCCATTGCGCCGAGGTGGACATCCCGGTCGACACCGGCGACTTCCGGCTGCTCGACCGGCGGGCCGCCGAGGAGCTGCGCGGTTTCCGGGAACGCAGCCGCTTCATCCGCGGCATGGTCGCGTCGATGGGCTTCGAGCAGGCCGAGGTCCTCTTCGACCGGGACGAGCGCGTCGCGGGCGAGACGAAGTACCCGATGCGCAAGATGCTGCGGCTGGCCGCCGACGGCGTGACCAGCTTTTCGACGGTACCGCTGCGGCTCATAACCAGGATAGGGTTCGTCAGCCTCGCGCTGGCGCTGCTCGGCATCGTCTACGCGGTGGCGCTGCGGGTCTTCCTGCCAGAGGTGACCGTCTCCGGGTGGACGATGCTGATGGTCGCGATGCTCTTCCTGGGCGGGGTGCAGATGCTGTCGCTGGGGGTGATCGGCTCCTACGTCGGCCGCATCTACAACGAGGTCCAGCAACGGCCGCTCTACATCGTCCGGAAAGTGATCCGGTATGACCAGGACTGA
- a CDS encoding GtrA family protein, which translates to MTRTDPGAPVVRERLVSRSLVLYALIGCSGVLLDYGLFLLLFNLAGLHEQLANAISTTAGITNNFVLNALLNFRKRDRILVRFLRFYAVGVAGIGLTFVLLQVFSGHLGVDPNLVKAGSLPVVLVFQYTINRKWSFG; encoded by the coding sequence ATGACCAGGACTGACCCCGGCGCACCGGTGGTCCGCGAACGGCTGGTCAGCCGCTCGCTGGTTCTCTACGCCCTGATCGGGTGCAGCGGTGTCCTGCTCGACTACGGGCTTTTCCTGCTGCTGTTCAACCTGGCCGGCCTGCACGAGCAGCTGGCCAACGCGATCAGCACCACGGCGGGGATCACCAACAACTTCGTGTTGAACGCACTGCTGAACTTCCGCAAGCGCGACCGGATCCTGGTCCGGTTCCTGCGCTTCTACGCCGTGGGCGTGGCCGGGATCGGGCTGACGTTCGTGCTGCTGCAGGTGTTCTCCGGCCACCTCGGCGTCGACCCGAACCTGGTGAAGGCCGGATCGCTGCCGGTGGTGCTGGTCTTCCAGTACACGATCAACCGGAAGTGGAGCTTCGGATGA
- a CDS encoding NAD(P)/FAD-dependent oxidoreductase, which produces MRLGIVGAGATGLTAAFDAVKAGHEVTVLEASEELGGLAASIEVGGNSLERFYHHSFKTDRAMIELVHELGLGSKLRFHKPSIGVHLDGRMHDFGTPLEMLRFPEFSMLDRARFAASSAALKLVRDGERFNSVRALDWMRRWAGPRVTETIWEPLLTGKFGSRAGEISMAWLWARIHYRTFELGYVHGGFDQVYRALLEAVTDRGGKVEFGKPVSSIRQPGTEVEVRAGDDGSSYTFDHLIVTVPQPVFAKAAGTASDDVLWRNQYLGATCFILECDRGLIPYYWLNINDPAFPFLAVVEHTNMVDPAEYGGRHVVYVGNYVPRDDWRFTTEPNELLEAYVPWLRKLNPEFDLSWVRDWHFSKAGFAQPVVTPQYRALIPPHRTSMRNVTLATMSQIYPQDRGQSYAIQMAHDVVRHLGLDRT; this is translated from the coding sequence ATGAGGTTGGGGATCGTCGGTGCGGGCGCGACCGGGCTGACCGCGGCGTTCGACGCGGTGAAGGCCGGGCACGAGGTCACCGTGCTGGAGGCGTCGGAGGAGCTGGGCGGGCTGGCCGCCTCGATCGAGGTCGGCGGCAACTCGCTGGAGCGCTTCTACCACCACAGCTTCAAGACCGACCGCGCGATGATCGAGCTGGTGCACGAGCTGGGGCTCGGCTCGAAGCTGCGCTTCCACAAGCCGAGCATCGGCGTCCACCTCGACGGCCGGATGCACGACTTCGGCACGCCGCTGGAGATGCTGCGGTTCCCGGAGTTCTCGATGCTCGACCGGGCGCGCTTCGCCGCGTCGTCGGCGGCGCTGAAGCTGGTCCGCGACGGCGAGCGGTTCAACTCCGTGCGCGCGCTGGACTGGATGCGCCGCTGGGCGGGGCCGAGGGTGACCGAGACGATCTGGGAGCCGCTGCTGACCGGCAAGTTCGGTTCGCGCGCCGGGGAGATCTCGATGGCCTGGCTGTGGGCCCGCATCCACTACCGCACCTTCGAGCTCGGTTACGTGCACGGCGGCTTCGACCAGGTGTACCGGGCGCTGCTGGAGGCGGTGACCGACCGGGGCGGCAAGGTGGAGTTCGGCAAGCCGGTCTCGTCGATCCGCCAGCCCGGCACCGAGGTCGAGGTCCGGGCCGGCGACGACGGCAGCAGCTACACCTTCGACCACCTCATCGTCACGGTGCCGCAGCCGGTGTTCGCCAAGGCGGCGGGCACCGCCTCCGACGACGTGCTCTGGCGCAACCAGTACCTCGGCGCGACCTGCTTCATCCTCGAATGCGACCGCGGCCTCATCCCCTACTACTGGCTGAACATCAACGATCCGGCCTTCCCGTTCCTGGCGGTCGTCGAGCACACCAACATGGTCGATCCGGCCGAGTACGGCGGCAGGCACGTGGTGTACGTCGGCAACTACGTGCCGCGCGACGACTGGCGGTTCACGACCGAGCCGAACGAGCTGCTCGAGGCCTACGTCCCCTGGCTGCGCAAGCTGAACCCCGAGTTCGACCTGTCGTGGGTGCGGGACTGGCACTTCTCGAAGGCGGGCTTCGCCCAGCCCGTCGTGACCCCGCAGTACCGGGCGCTGATCCCGCCCCACCGGACGTCGATGCGCAACGTCACGCTGGCGACCATGTCGCAGATCTACCCGCAGGACCGCGGTCAGAGCTACGCGATCCAGATGGCCCACGACGTCGTGCGCCACCTCGGCCTCGACCGCACGTAG
- a CDS encoding GPP34 family phosphoprotein: MHPSHPLALPEEFLLLAHRESGKVRESARVAAGCAAAELGDLALRGRLLVRVGHASLLSSRLFWPEPTEIELLAVESTGLAWADNVLAELLQWIEAGPVSLNRWVRRHKGAFQYHRAALVGRGLLRPGPGTGLSRLLGRQHHYPDQALRHRLIAELRATTTGRRVLDERLLFLSDLMAAVGLHDELGIGKWGFPHRMNPDRGIGVVTFRPEAMRDTSYALASAVPPASSGDGGLVGDSGGGDGGGGGGD; encoded by the coding sequence ATGCACCCGTCGCACCCGCTGGCGCTGCCCGAGGAGTTCCTCCTGCTCGCGCACCGCGAATCGGGGAAAGTGCGCGAGTCCGCCAGGGTCGCGGCGGGCTGCGCGGCGGCCGAGCTGGGTGACCTGGCGCTGCGCGGGAGGCTGCTGGTCCGGGTAGGTCACGCGAGCCTGCTGAGTTCGAGACTCTTCTGGCCGGAGCCGACAGAGATCGAACTGCTCGCCGTCGAAAGCACCGGTCTCGCCTGGGCCGACAACGTGCTGGCCGAGCTGTTGCAGTGGATCGAGGCGGGTCCGGTCTCGCTGAACCGGTGGGTCCGACGGCACAAGGGCGCCTTCCAGTACCACCGCGCCGCGCTCGTCGGTCGCGGCTTGCTGCGCCCCGGGCCCGGTACGGGCCTGTCACGGCTGCTCGGCAGGCAACACCACTACCCCGACCAGGCGTTGCGCCACCGACTGATCGCGGAGCTGCGCGCCACCACCACAGGTCGGAGGGTGCTCGACGAACGCCTGCTGTTCCTGTCCGACCTCATGGCGGCGGTCGGCCTGCACGACGAGCTGGGCATCGGCAAGTGGGGCTTCCCGCACCGGATGAACCCGGATCGCGGAATCGGCGTGGTCACCTTCCGTCCCGAAGCGATGCGGGACACCAGCTACGCGCTCGCGTCCGCCGTGCCGCCGGCTTCCAGCGGTGACGGCGGTCTGGTCGGCGACAGTGGGGGCGGGGACGGCGGGGGTGGAGGCGGGGACTGA
- a CDS encoding glycosyltransferase family 87 protein, with product MVSEAPPRDPAGLSERLSRVVDRRLRVILLLSALALAGCLGTLVSVYSFWGDFEVYRWGVHTWLAGGDFINTRAPVRNPDPLPWVYPPFALLPLAPFAVVPPMVGLSMLNVVDVLALGATIYLVTRHAWPTAGTRGALAVAAAGLPLTFVLEPVHACFGQGQVNIALMGLVALDCLAREPRWPRGLLVGIAAAIKLTPAAFLLFFLLRKDFRAAVTTAATAVLCTALGFAVDFTASVDYWFRRGPAADVAGHALNSNQSVLGAFARFDLPVFAQNTAWAVLCLGLLVVTARILPRVSAPAAFVTVGLFAVLVSPTSWSNHWVWVVPGLLLLGANAIRRRRGYLPVAVTALIAVTAPWHFLPSVGGAELSWTPVQHVVGNTYVLTAVVALVWTALVTRAGR from the coding sequence ATGGTCAGCGAAGCTCCACCGCGTGATCCGGCAGGGTTGTCCGAACGACTCAGTCGGGTGGTCGACCGCAGACTCCGCGTGATCCTGCTGCTGTCCGCGCTGGCGCTCGCCGGCTGCCTCGGGACGCTGGTCTCGGTGTACTCGTTCTGGGGCGACTTCGAGGTCTACCGGTGGGGCGTGCACACCTGGCTCGCCGGAGGCGACTTCATCAACACCAGGGCGCCGGTCCGCAACCCCGACCCGCTGCCGTGGGTCTACCCGCCGTTCGCGCTGCTGCCGCTGGCGCCGTTCGCCGTGGTGCCGCCGATGGTCGGCCTCAGCATGCTCAACGTCGTCGACGTGCTGGCCCTCGGAGCAACGATCTACCTGGTCACCCGCCATGCGTGGCCGACGGCGGGGACGCGCGGGGCGCTCGCGGTGGCGGCCGCCGGCCTGCCGCTGACGTTCGTCCTCGAACCCGTGCACGCCTGCTTCGGCCAGGGGCAGGTCAACATCGCGCTGATGGGGCTGGTCGCGCTCGACTGCCTGGCCCGCGAACCGCGCTGGCCGCGCGGTCTGCTGGTCGGCATCGCCGCCGCCATCAAGCTCACCCCGGCCGCGTTCCTGCTGTTCTTCCTGCTCCGCAAGGACTTCCGCGCGGCCGTCACGACCGCGGCCACCGCCGTGCTGTGCACCGCGCTCGGCTTCGCGGTCGACTTCACGGCGTCGGTGGACTACTGGTTCCGCCGCGGACCGGCCGCCGACGTCGCCGGGCACGCGCTGAACAGCAACCAGTCGGTGCTTGGTGCGTTCGCCCGCTTCGACCTGCCGGTGTTCGCGCAGAACACCGCGTGGGCAGTGCTGTGCCTCGGACTGCTCGTGGTGACCGCCCGCATCCTGCCGCGGGTGAGCGCCCCGGCCGCGTTCGTCACCGTCGGACTGTTCGCCGTCCTGGTCTCGCCGACGTCATGGTCGAACCACTGGGTGTGGGTCGTGCCCGGCCTGTTGCTGTTGGGCGCCAACGCGATCCGGCGCCGGCGTGGTTACCTGCCGGTGGCCGTGACGGCACTGATCGCCGTCACGGCCCCGTGGCACTTCCTGCCCAGCGTCGGGGGAGCCGAGCTGTCGTGGACACCGGTGCAGCACGTCGTCGGCAACACCTACGTGCTGACCGCCGTCGTCGCGCTGGTGTGGACCGCGCTGGTCACCAGGGCTGGTCGATGA
- a CDS encoding LGFP repeat-containing protein, translated as MIRKRFAAAVAACAALSLASSLPATAAPGEATPVQPDAQAFTPIELRYWTDAGLRELLGNPVDTEYVEGDISYQHFQNGWLYHSPATGVHELHGDIAQRFVRSGAHRVLGVPTTDEVATPDGVGSYNHFTRDASVYWSPSTGAQTVAGTIRKFWSDKGWEASRLGYPTSSTASTPDGVGVYNHFVGGDGAGASVYWTKATGAHSVQGAIRDLWAANGWENGFGYPSSDELTTLDGLGRQNEFTGKDDPPAAAYWHPASGAHFVTGAIMLRWHELRRELSYLGYPTSNPYEAADGRTQVDFEGGYIAIDQSTGAVIDQPW; from the coding sequence TTGATCAGGAAACGGTTCGCCGCGGCGGTCGCAGCGTGCGCCGCGCTCTCACTCGCATCCTCCCTGCCCGCCACCGCCGCGCCCGGCGAGGCCACGCCGGTGCAGCCCGACGCGCAGGCGTTCACGCCGATCGAGCTCCGGTACTGGACCGACGCCGGGCTGCGGGAACTGCTCGGCAACCCGGTCGACACCGAGTACGTCGAGGGCGACATCTCCTACCAGCACTTCCAGAACGGCTGGCTCTACCACTCCCCGGCCACCGGGGTTCACGAACTGCACGGCGACATCGCGCAGCGGTTCGTCCGCTCCGGTGCGCACCGCGTGCTGGGCGTGCCGACCACCGACGAGGTCGCGACCCCCGACGGGGTCGGCAGCTACAACCACTTCACCCGCGACGCCTCGGTGTACTGGAGCCCGTCGACCGGCGCGCAGACGGTGGCCGGGACGATCCGCAAGTTCTGGTCCGACAAGGGCTGGGAGGCCAGCCGCCTGGGCTACCCGACCTCCTCGACCGCCAGCACTCCCGACGGCGTCGGGGTCTACAACCACTTCGTCGGCGGTGACGGTGCCGGCGCGTCGGTGTACTGGACGAAGGCGACCGGTGCGCACTCGGTGCAGGGCGCGATCCGCGACCTGTGGGCGGCCAACGGCTGGGAGAACGGCTTCGGCTACCCCAGCAGCGACGAGCTGACGACGCTCGACGGCCTGGGCAGGCAGAACGAGTTCACCGGCAAGGACGACCCGCCCGCCGCGGCGTACTGGCACCCGGCCAGCGGCGCGCACTTCGTGACGGGGGCGATCATGCTGCGCTGGCACGAGCTCCGGCGCGAGCTGTCCTACCTGGGGTACCCGACGTCGAACCCGTACGAGGCGGCCGACGGCCGCACCCAGGTCGACTTCGAGGGCGGCTACATCGCGATCGACCAGAGCACCGGGGCCGTCATCGACCAGCCCTGGTGA
- a CDS encoding arabinosyltransferase domain-containing protein: MGAVPPPGDDQTRIRRRRYWTPAVLACLTLIFGVLAVLSPVRADAPVVNWPKAGSAPTSTVLPLSPYRPLDIDATIPCQALNSVDPNGGAALNTHPADGPGMNVTAQSGTARFWVDGQEVLADSLRPSCVYHVRADAGGVRIDRDGVPLLHRADVLPPQVSELSTQAADTGGLAVQLHPDARYESSPTALKTVLLIAHGLSLLALLVLAWRVWRGTGPGMRFPRFGAADAVVLLVSVAWIFLGPSNMDDGWYMMMARNAGENGYMGNFVYMFNVTENPFVLSQYLLQAWGELGGWSLWWMRVVPTVCGLVTWMFLRVLLATLLGRAATLRAVPWALLAAHLVWYLPYGTTLRPEPVIVMCAAAVLVFAEAAVVRQSIGALALATVCAALAVTASPSGVVAAAPLLLCLPWLIRWLREQPWEARVAAVLLAAASATVVIPVGFADATLADVVEATRVHQWYYLSFSWYEEFEHYNTLLNTAGWARRLPVLLTLAVVVVVAIASGRGGMGRDPIRRLTLVSVITTSVALVLIALSPTKWVNHFHSVAAAPTVLLAAVLLRSPLPRRAGLVVTGAGVLLLVGAVSLSFAGDNRWMPFTDAGQRFGEHLNLDPMTNNLEPHIGPLYLRNPLIWVGVAVAAWLWARWRRRHGQVVRVGPDRAVLGAASFGAVLLMLALFVVAPIGQAPGWTVARSGVQAMSGGCGLATDVRVQLPAGRLGPPGAAEVSGDFATTAPPLPTSPWEEPATIWHDERPDGTSTGTGRLATGWYPIAEPAPHVTVPVAGRLDGQVLEVEFATRAGVVTEPLHPELRRSALREWQQLSVEVPAGASALRVIVVDQVTGARTWLAVAEPKLTDDRPVTELTRGKAVLANHINAPLWPCVDQVGIRDGITDTPVVRLTADEGLPPEWLDNISNLEWGGAWVGTTREWVQTRLHAELPGGPPRTPWGNVFVIRYLHPVGQYDLRVPTEIRSSLKRFPTLADNDYPDIARNAGTQQTESDSEAR, translated from the coding sequence ATGGGAGCCGTTCCGCCTCCGGGCGATGACCAGACCCGGATACGCCGCCGCCGCTACTGGACGCCGGCAGTCCTCGCCTGCCTCACCCTGATCTTCGGCGTGCTGGCCGTGCTCTCACCGGTTCGGGCCGACGCGCCGGTGGTGAACTGGCCGAAGGCGGGTTCGGCCCCCACCTCGACGGTGCTCCCGCTCTCCCCGTACCGGCCGCTGGACATCGACGCGACGATTCCCTGCCAGGCCCTCAACTCCGTCGATCCCAACGGCGGGGCCGCGCTCAACACCCACCCCGCGGACGGGCCGGGGATGAACGTGACCGCGCAGTCCGGCACCGCGCGGTTCTGGGTCGACGGGCAGGAAGTCCTCGCCGACTCGCTGCGACCATCCTGCGTCTACCACGTGCGCGCCGACGCAGGCGGAGTACGCATCGACCGCGACGGCGTGCCGCTGCTGCACCGCGCCGACGTGTTGCCGCCGCAGGTTTCGGAGCTGTCCACGCAAGCCGCCGACACCGGCGGGCTCGCCGTGCAACTGCATCCGGACGCCCGATACGAGTCCTCCCCCACCGCGCTGAAGACAGTGCTGCTGATCGCACACGGACTGAGCCTGCTGGCGCTGCTCGTCCTCGCCTGGCGGGTCTGGCGCGGTACCGGGCCTGGCATGCGGTTCCCGAGGTTCGGGGCCGCCGACGCGGTCGTCCTGCTGGTGTCGGTGGCCTGGATCTTCCTCGGTCCGTCCAACATGGACGACGGCTGGTACATGATGATGGCCCGCAACGCCGGCGAGAACGGCTACATGGGCAACTTCGTCTACATGTTCAACGTCACCGAGAACCCGTTCGTGCTCAGCCAGTACCTGTTGCAGGCGTGGGGCGAGCTCGGTGGTTGGTCGCTGTGGTGGATGCGCGTGGTGCCGACCGTCTGCGGCCTGGTGACGTGGATGTTCCTGCGGGTGCTGCTGGCGACGCTGCTCGGCCGCGCCGCGACGCTGCGCGCGGTGCCGTGGGCGCTGCTCGCGGCCCACCTGGTCTGGTACCTGCCCTACGGCACCACGCTGCGGCCGGAGCCGGTGATCGTGATGTGCGCGGCGGCGGTGCTGGTGTTCGCTGAGGCGGCGGTGGTGCGGCAGTCCATCGGCGCGCTCGCGCTCGCGACGGTGTGCGCGGCTCTCGCCGTGACGGCGTCGCCTTCCGGCGTAGTCGCGGCCGCTCCGCTGCTGCTCTGCCTGCCGTGGCTGATCCGGTGGCTGCGGGAGCAGCCGTGGGAGGCGCGCGTCGCCGCGGTGCTGCTGGCGGCGGCTTCGGCGACGGTCGTCATCCCGGTGGGCTTCGCCGACGCCACGCTCGCCGACGTCGTGGAGGCCACCCGCGTCCACCAGTGGTACTACCTGTCGTTCTCCTGGTACGAGGAGTTCGAGCACTACAACACGCTGCTCAACACCGCGGGATGGGCGCGGCGGCTGCCGGTGCTGCTGACGCTGGCGGTGGTCGTGGTGGTCGCGATCGCCAGCGGGCGCGGCGGCATGGGCCGGGACCCGATCCGCAGGCTCACGCTGGTCTCGGTCATCACGACCTCGGTGGCGCTGGTGCTGATCGCGCTGAGCCCGACCAAGTGGGTCAACCACTTCCACTCCGTCGCCGCCGCGCCGACCGTGCTGCTCGCGGCCGTGCTGCTGCGTTCGCCGCTGCCCCGCCGCGCGGGACTCGTCGTCACCGGCGCCGGCGTCCTGCTGCTGGTGGGCGCGGTCTCGCTGAGCTTCGCCGGGGACAACCGGTGGATGCCGTTCACCGACGCGGGCCAGCGGTTCGGCGAGCACCTGAACCTCGACCCGATGACCAACAACCTCGAACCGCACATCGGCCCGCTCTACCTGCGCAATCCGCTGATCTGGGTCGGAGTCGCGGTCGCGGCGTGGTTGTGGGCGAGGTGGCGGCGGCGCCACGGCCAGGTGGTGCGCGTCGGCCCGGACCGCGCGGTGCTGGGTGCCGCGTCGTTCGGCGCGGTGCTGCTGATGCTGGCGCTGTTCGTGGTCGCGCCGATCGGGCAGGCGCCGGGCTGGACGGTCGCGCGGTCCGGCGTGCAGGCGATGTCCGGCGGGTGCGGGCTGGCCACCGACGTGCGAGTGCAACTGCCCGCCGGACGGCTCGGGCCGCCGGGTGCGGCCGAGGTGAGCGGGGACTTCGCCACCACCGCACCTCCGCTGCCGACCTCGCCGTGGGAGGAACCGGCGACGATCTGGCACGACGAGCGACCGGACGGCACCAGCACCGGCACCGGGCGCCTCGCCACCGGCTGGTACCCGATCGCCGAGCCCGCCCCGCACGTGACCGTCCCGGTCGCGGGACGACTCGACGGCCAGGTCCTCGAGGTCGAGTTCGCGACGCGGGCCGGGGTCGTCACCGAGCCCCTGCACCCCGAGCTGCGCCGCTCGGCGCTGCGGGAGTGGCAGCAGCTCTCGGTGGAGGTGCCTGCCGGTGCGAGCGCGCTGCGCGTGATCGTGGTCGACCAGGTCACCGGCGCCCGGACGTGGCTTGCGGTGGCCGAGCCCAAGCTCACCGACGACCGGCCGGTCACCGAGCTGACGCGGGGCAAGGCGGTGCTGGCCAACCACATCAACGCGCCGCTGTGGCCGTGCGTGGACCAGGTCGGCATCCGCGACGGCATCACCGACACCCCGGTCGTGCGGCTGACCGCCGACGAGGGCCTGCCGCCCGAGTGGCTGGACAACATCTCCAACCTCGAATGGGGCGGCGCCTGGGTGGGCACCACCCGGGAGTGGGTGCAGACCAGGCTGCACGCCGAGCTGCCCGGCGGCCCGCCGCGCACGCCGTGGGGCAACGTCTTCGTCATCCGCTACCTGCATCCGGTGGGCCAGTACGACCTGCGGGTGCCGACCGAGATCCGGTCGAGCCTGAAGCGGTTCCCGACGCTGGCCGACAACGACTACCCCGACATCGCGCGCAACGCGGGCACGCAGCAGACCGAGTCCGACAGCGAAGCCCGGTGA
- a CDS encoding organic hydroperoxide resistance protein yields the protein MVNVLYTAEATVTGQGRSGHIRSSDGVLDTDLSMPKELGGAGGAGTNPEQLFAAGYAACFHSALHLVAGQAKVSSEGSSVTAHVSIGKDGEGFGLAAELVVDLPGVERERAEDLVAQAHEVCPYSRATRGNIEVSVKVA from the coding sequence ATCGTGAACGTCCTCTACACCGCCGAAGCGACCGTGACAGGCCAGGGACGCAGCGGCCACATCCGCTCCTCCGACGGAGTTCTCGACACCGACCTGAGCATGCCCAAGGAGCTCGGCGGCGCCGGTGGCGCCGGCACCAACCCCGAGCAGCTCTTCGCCGCCGGCTACGCGGCCTGCTTCCACAGCGCGCTGCACCTGGTCGCCGGGCAGGCGAAGGTCTCGTCGGAGGGTTCGTCGGTCACCGCGCACGTGAGCATCGGCAAGGACGGCGAGGGCTTCGGCCTGGCCGCCGAGCTCGTGGTGGACCTGCCGGGCGTTGAGCGCGAGCGCGCCGAGGACCTGGTCGCGCAGGCGCACGAGGTGTGCCCCTACTCCCGCGCCACCAGGGGCAACATCGAGGTGAGCGTCAAGGTCGCGTGA
- a CDS encoding MarR family winged helix-turn-helix transcriptional regulator: protein MSASDAGRESYLTLDRQVCFALYSASRAFTNLYRPVLADLGLTYPQYLVMLVLWEREPVSVKDLGAALRLDSGTLSPLLKRLESAGLVTRVRSAGDERSVEVALTGDGRDLRRRAEHVPASMLCATGMPVEELDALRDTLDRLTAQVDAAAEHARSAMAAEG from the coding sequence ATGAGTGCTTCGGACGCCGGGCGGGAGTCGTACCTGACCTTGGATCGCCAGGTGTGCTTCGCGCTCTACAGCGCGTCCCGCGCCTTCACCAACCTGTACCGGCCGGTCCTGGCCGACCTCGGCCTGACCTACCCCCAGTACCTGGTGATGCTCGTGCTCTGGGAGCGCGAACCGGTCTCGGTCAAGGACCTCGGCGCCGCCCTCCGCCTGGACTCGGGCACCCTGTCGCCCCTGCTCAAGCGCCTGGAATCCGCCGGACTGGTCACCCGCGTCCGCAGCGCGGGGGACGAGCGGTCGGTGGAGGTCGCCCTCACCGGCGACGGCCGCGACCTGCGCCGCCGCGCCGAACACGTCCCGGCGAGCATGCTCTGCGCCACCGGCATGCCGGTCGAAGAGCTCGACGCGCTCCGCGACACCCTGGACCGCCTCACCGCCCAGGTCGACGCCGCCGCGGAACATGCCCGCTCAGCCATGGCGGCGGAGGGATGA
- a CDS encoding decaprenylphospho-beta-D-erythro-pentofuranosid-2-ulose 2-reductase, producing the protein MIDAVGNPQSLFILGGTSDIALATAEQYAAQRPLRIILAARPEEADLVEAAAERLRKTGSTVTTLPFEATDPQTHGEVVEKAFADGDIDVTLVAFGVQGDNEKGWTDPAAARFVAEVNYVAPISLGVHLSNKLRKQGHGHIVMMCSPAGERARRSNFVYGSSKAGADIFYTGLTYALAESGVKVTVVRPNFVKTKLTEGMKPAPMAQTPQQVGAAIIDAVRKDRESIWVPVQMRWVMSVLRHLPKAIFRKLPF; encoded by the coding sequence ATGATCGACGCGGTTGGAAACCCGCAGTCCCTGTTCATCCTCGGCGGTACTTCCGACATCGCGCTGGCGACCGCGGAGCAGTACGCGGCGCAGCGCCCGCTGCGGATCATCCTCGCGGCGCGCCCGGAGGAAGCCGATCTCGTGGAGGCCGCCGCCGAGCGGCTGCGCAAGACCGGCAGCACCGTCACGACGCTCCCGTTCGAGGCCACCGACCCGCAGACCCACGGCGAGGTCGTCGAGAAGGCGTTCGCCGACGGTGACATCGACGTCACGCTGGTGGCCTTCGGCGTCCAGGGCGACAACGAGAAGGGCTGGACCGACCCGGCGGCCGCTCGCTTCGTCGCCGAGGTCAACTACGTCGCCCCGATCTCGCTGGGCGTGCACCTGTCGAACAAGCTGCGCAAGCAGGGCCACGGGCACATCGTCATGATGTGCTCGCCCGCGGGTGAGCGCGCGCGGCGCTCGAACTTCGTCTACGGCTCGTCGAAGGCCGGCGCCGACATCTTCTACACCGGCCTGACCTACGCCCTGGCCGAGTCCGGCGTGAAGGTGACGGTCGTGCGGCCGAACTTCGTGAAGACCAAGCTCACCGAGGGCATGAAGCCCGCCCCGATGGCCCAGACGCCGCAGCAGGTCGGCGCGGCCATCATCGACGCCGTGCGCAAGGACCGGGAGTCGATCTGGGTTCCGGTGCAGATGCGCTGGGTGATGAGCGTGCTGCGGCACCTGCCGAAGGCGATCTTCCGCAAGCTGCCGTTCTGA